From Asterias rubens chromosome 20, eAstRub1.3, whole genome shotgun sequence, one genomic window encodes:
- the LOC117304099 gene encoding set1/Ash2 histone methyltransferase complex subunit ASH2-like, translating to MADVDSKESSATEVEEEVAMETCVTDSFDVAESQEVEMQETVSPSDKDLSAPPSDDDGTTTDNKENLSVDSSSTNGEGGKPKDILGRKGDCYCGKQRDPNNIELQCSVCLKWYHKQCITCNVGNCIPYMMTYTFCCKDCNPTKSEVYSRRMANFSQLCHMALANLTAQSLQEGTDKSLFSKEKDLIPFINQNWEALTPMQRRTTTTWQATIVKAMTKDSDIFVCKEKPDNGGETEEEYPLFGLVDQDLAKISPNYDPSKQSTNVKGDLSQKLNSSLSSSLNGSSLSSSLGKSRGAKRKGLDSSQNITSGKKTRNDMITAQKLPPHGYPLEHPFNKDGYRYILTQQDPHAPSSAFEEDMWIGKPIPALLYRMALGREPYLALHDRAPQLKISENRLSVTGEKGYSMVRATHGTNRGSWFFEITVEDMPEGTATRIGWSQPLGNLQAPLGYDKFSYSWRSRKGTRFHQSIGKHYGEGYKTGDVLGLYIKLPSQVPPDQLLPLTYKDRALIKFKSHLYFEEKDLVQETENALTPCKGTKIAFYKNGESQGVAFEDIFEGTYYPAISLHKSCTVSINFGPNFKHPPKDIDDFLPVSELAHRAMVEQSLANLVYHVQHEQDFIDASKGLLPQSC from the exons ATGGCAGATGTCGACAgcaaagaaag TTCTGCAACAGAAGTGGAGGAGGAGGTTGCCATGGAAACCTGCGTGACAGATAGCTTTGATGTTGCTGAATCACAGGAGGTTGAAATGCAGGAAACTGTGAGTCCCTCTGACAAGGATCTTTCAGCACCCCCCTCTGATGACGATGGAACAACCACTGATAACAAGGAGAACCTCTCTGTAGACAGCAGTTCCACTAATGGAGAAGGGGGGAAACCTAAGGACATTCTAGGCAGAAAGGGAGACTGCTACTG TGGGAAACAGAGAGATCCAAACAATATTGAGCTCCAGTGCAGCGTTTGCCTCAAGTGGTACCACAAACAATGCATCACGTGTAACGTTGG aaaCTGCATTCCCTACATGATGACGTATACATTCTGCTGCAAAGACTGCAATCCAACAAAGTCAGAAGTTTACAGCCGGAGAATGGCAA ATTTTAGCCAGCTGTGTCACATGGCGCTGGCCAACTTGACAGCTCAGAGTTTGCAGGAAGGAACCGATAAGTCGCTTTTCTCAAAAGAGAAAGATTTGATTCCTTTCATTAATCAGAATTGGGAAGCCCTGACTCCAATGCAGAGGAGGACGACCACGACCTGGCAAGCAACCATCGTTAAGGCTATG ACGAAGGACAGTGATATCTTTGTGTGTAAGGAGAAACCAGACAACGGCGGGGAAACTGAAGAAGAGTATCCACTCTTTGGTCTCGTTGATCAG GATTTAGCTAAGATAAGCCCAAACTACGACCCATCGAAGCAGAGTACCAATGTCAAGGGTGACCTAAGTCAAAAGCTTAACTCATCACTCAGCTCATCTCTGAATG GAAGCAGCTTATCATCTTCTTTGGGGAAGAGCCGCGGAGCTAAGAGGAAAGGTCTGGATAGCAGTCAAAATATCACCTCAGGGAAAAAGACAAGAAA TGATATGATCACAGCCCAGAAGCTTCCTCCTCATGGCTACCCTCTTGAACATCCATTTAACAAAGACGGTTACCGTTACATCCTGACACAGCAAGACCCTCACGCTCCGAGCAGTGCCTTTGAAGAAGACATGTGGATCGGGAAGCCTATCCCAGCCTTGCTGTATCGTATGGCTCTCGGTCGAGAACCCTACCTAGCCTTACATGACAGAG cTCCTCAGTTGAAGATATCGGAGAACCGTTTATCAGTCACAGGAGAGAAAGGTTACTCCATGGTTCGAGCAACGCATGGAACCAACCGCGGTTCTTGGTTCTTTGAGATAACAGTCGAGGACATGCCTGAGGGAACCGCTACCAGGATCGGATGGTCACAACCATTAG gTAACCTGCAAGCTCCATTAGGATATGACAAATTCAGCTACTCATGGCGGAGCAGGAAGGGAACCCGTTTTCATCAGAGTATAGGCAAGCATTATGGAGAAGGGTACAAGACGGGAGATGTATTAGGATTGTACATTAAGCTACCTAGTCAGGTTCCCCCGGATCAACTCCTTCCATTAACATACAAAGACAGG GCCCTGATCAAATTTAAGAGTCATCTATACTTTGAGGAGAAGGATCTTGTACAAGAGACGGAGAACGCCTTAACACCCTGTAAAGGAACAAAG ATTGCATTTTACAAAAACGGAGAGAGCCAGGGTGTAGCTTTTGAGGACATATTTGAAGGAACGTACTACCCAGCAATATCATTACATAAGTCATGCACG GTGTCGATCAACTTTGGTCCGAACTTCAAGCATCCGCCCAAAGACATTGATGATTTCTTGCCAGTGAGTGAGTTAGCCCACCGTGCTATGGTGGAGCAATCTCTAGCTAACCTTGTGTATCACGTACAACATGAACAAGATTTCATTGATGCCAGTAAAGGATTGCTGCCACAGTCTTGTTGA
- the LOC117303932 gene encoding uncharacterized protein LOC117303932, producing the protein MFCSRAAAAVVNKFTTAWDCGFRHARYKPIFTLSTGHENVTNGHGFSSRLLSTTRKYQSLLQVRGLPCRRRGSPTERRLCTTHGLLKKDGDKTTGRLPPGDPPKTDQPTSILPGHDDQKPMVFSPANVQVFADPTMAQTVRDVSVDIQKLKGHIQFMKEEFLDTSFEVLKLSQGRASIIAALKESRNLSRDNQAAITSLKTEQKKFDQLIVYISKMVARHENHLNDAKTNNIKKIDSLSQSVDHCNVSVRQLKTAFHNQLQVELKKAVTDVKKLHNDLSKLQLEVRFRGREIAELKSKTPAALSSLDKQHKET; encoded by the exons ATGTTTTGTTCACGAGCAGCTGCTGCAGTAGTCAACAAGTTCACAACTGCATGGGATTGTGGTTTTCGTCACGCAAGGTACAAGCCAATATTCACCCTTTCCACTGGACATGAAAACGTTACAAATGGACATGGTTTTAGCTCGAGATTATTGTCAACAACTCGAAAGTATCAAAGCTTGCTTCAAGTCCGGGGTTTACCGTGTCGGCGTCGGGGTTCACCTACCGAACGACGGCTCTGCACGACCCATGGGCTGTTGAAGAAAGATGGCGACAAGACCACGGGAAGACTGCCGCCGGGTGACCCACCGAAAACAGACCAACCGACAAGTATCTTGCCCGGACATGATGACCAGAAACCCATGGTGTTTAGTCCAGCAAACGTTCAA GTCTTTGCAGACCCAACAATGGCACAGACTGTCCGAGATGTTTCAGTGGACATACAAAAGCTCAAAGGACACATTCAGTTCATGAAGGAAGAATTCTTAGACACCTCTTTTGAGGTCCTCAAACTCTCTCAAGGAAGAGCGTCAATAATTGCAGCTCTGAAAGAATCCAGAAACCTCAGCCGTGACAATCAAGCCGCTATAACCTCACTCAAGACGGAACAAAAGAAGTTTGATCAACTCATCGTCTACATCAGTAAGATGGTGGCAAGACATGAGAACCATCTCAATGACGCCAAGACTAACAACATCAAGAAAATTGACAGCCTCTCACAGAGTGTGGATCATTGCAATGTGAGTGTCAGACAGTTAAAGACGGCTTTTCATAATCAGCTTCAAGTGGAGCTGAAGAAAGCGGTGACTGACGTCAAGAAACTACACAATGACTTGAGTAAGCTTCAGCTGGAGGTGAGATTCAGAGGGAGGGAAATTGCTGAGCTCAAGAGCAAAACCCCTGCGGCACTTTCCAGCCTCGacaaacaacacaaagaaaCTTGA
- the LOC117303768 gene encoding protein FAM149B1-like isoform X3, producing MKNQTMAGKKPRNRNILSLDKMEIRGISSRSDNYPTLERPDDIIPMHYLNSVNEAINSYVTPSGSGMSSPSEDEKPNFLMNSGGWTSGNSTERSSLFSWADDEFDKQAGKTVRRMFQEIDDILFEGQKDATTSVQLENECKEWNSRFPHLRVLGKQQITPSDLGYEFIPRSSQTPATAVELMDLGENEYPNYSSQDPQGLTVFGTRLTPIDPVATMGSSRDEDVQQQLADMEEEIFESEGVIEEYFAYDRLKSWEDEGHELKRYHAPRRKGFPPLTPNACVQNSIYSQAFDVMWTEVVGWIRLLIKRHWHLLAEAKKYTNTEDISSAMSALHPVAPTFDLSLSPYPFSTHMGRGLLDMPSNKLAPMGSVLRLNTAPSLNISLADRQNLTGVMTISSKALHNRPNDRDTRAPSILGDELQTLPLQIGMNRPGSSTLSQINRSNRPMSVKTTDNFNYRLSSARGRGRLRPIDRAKTPNMEGIITGKKLTTASDRLGSPPHPAASPPYHWSRNATLPPIEAVQETLPQLRQPESHGNENKQTNNTNNKTSAKFRISSAAADDRALRLKDRSATFTSESRPNTTHTFRSDTPFGILNRRSSTPQSFTLFKSPAAVPPAGGNPGIMSGITGISLGIPGSSSHIDASVSQYGAQQAGYFKVL from the exons ACGGGGCATCTCATCGCGGTCGGACAACTACCCCACCCTGGAGCGACCTGATGACATCATCCCCATGCACTACCTGAACAGCGTTAACGAGGCTATAAATAGCTATGTCACCCCCTCTGGAAGCGGAATGTCTTCACCATCAGAGGATGAGAAACCCAACTTCTTAATGAATAGCGGAGGTTGGACGTCTGGAAACTCGACAGAAAGGAGTAGTCTGTTTTCTTGGGCAGATGAT GAATTTGACAAGCAAGCGGGTAAAACGGTTCGTCGTATGTTCCAGGAGATTGATGATATTCTGTTTGAGGGACAGAAAGACGCCACCACGTCAGTGCAATTAGAAAATGAATGTAAAGAATGGAACTCCAGGTTCCCACACTTAAG AGTGTTGGGCAAGCAACAGATCACACCAAGTGACCTCGGCTATGAGTTTATTCCACGCTCGTCCCAGACACCAGCAACGGCCGTTGAGCTCATGGACCTCGGTGAGAATGAGTATCCAAACTACTCAAGTCAAGACCCACAGGG GTTGACAGTCTTTGGAACTCGTTTGACACCGATTGATCCGGTAGCCACGATGGGATCCAGCAGAGATGAAGACGTCCAACAACAACTAGCCGACATGGAAGAGGAAATATTTGAGTCTGAAGGCGTCATTGAAGAGTATTTTGCGTATGACCGATTAAAATCATG ggaGGACGAAGGTCACGAGCTGAAGAGATACCACGCCCCAAGAAGAAAAGGCTTCCCTCCCCTGACTCCAAACGCCTGTGTACAGAACTCTATCTATAGTCAAGCCTTTGATGTGATGTGGACAGAGGTCGTTGGATGGATCAGGTTATTAATCAAGAGACATTGGCATCTATTGGCAGAAG CTAAGAAGTACACAAACACAGAAGACATCTCGTCCGCCATGTCAGCCTTGCATCCCGTTGCCCCAACCTTTGACCTCAGCCTAAGCCCATACCCCTTCAGTACCCACATGGGGCGTGGCTTGCTAGATATGCCATCCAACAAGCTCGCTCCAATGGGCTCAGTG CTTCGATTGAACACAGCGCCCTCCCTGAACATCTCGCTCGCTGACCGGCAGAATCTAACTGGTGTAATGACGATATCGTCCAAAGCTCTTCATAACAGGCCCAATGATAGAGATACGAGAGCTCCTTCAATACTAGG GGATGAGCTGCAGACTCTACCCTTACAGATTGGAATGAATCGGCCAGGCTCGAGCACCCTGAGTCAGATCAACCGCTCCAACCGTCCGATGAGTGTCAAAACAACGGACAACTTCAACTACAGGTTGTCATCAGCTAGAGGCCGGGGGAGGTTGAGGCCCATCGACCGAGCCAAGACGCCCAACATGGAGGGAATCATCACCGGAAAGAAACT GACCACAGCGAGTGACCGTCTAGGTTCTCCACCCCATCCCGCTGCTTCTCCTCCCTACCATTGGAGTCGGAATGCGACCCTACCACCAATAGAGGCAGTCCAAGAAACTCTGCCTCAGCTAAGGCAACCAGAGTCGCATGGGAATGAGAACAAACAAACCAATAACACTAATAAC AAAACATCTGCTAAGTTCAGGATATCAAGTGCTGCAGCTGATGACAGAGCGTTGAGACTAAAAGATCGTTCAGCTACGTTTACCTCAGAGTCAAGACCAAACACGACACACACATTCCGA TCCGATACACCATTTGGCATCTTGAATCGTCGATCATCAACTCCCCAGTCTTTCACTCTGTTCAAGTCACCCGCTGCTGTTCCCCCGGCAGGTG GTAACCCTGGCATCATGTCTGGAATAACGGGAATCAGTTTGGGTATTCCAGGTTCATCGTCGCACATCGATGCTTCAGTGAGTCAGTATGGGGCTCAACAAGCAGGTTACTTCAAGGTGTTATAA